One Variibacter gotjawalensis genomic window, CAGATACCGCAGCGTATCCACCGTGTAGCGCGTACCGATTTGCTGCTCGACGTCGGTGACGACGATGCGCGGGTGGTTGGCGACGCGTCGCGCTGCCGCTAGGCGCTCGGCGAGCGGCGGCAGGCCGCGCGTGTCTTTGAGCGGGTTGCCCGGTGAGACGATCCACCAGACGAAGTCGAGATGCAGACGCTTCATCGCCAGCAGCGTGATGGCGCGATGCGCCGCATGCGGCGGATTGAATGAGCCGCCGAACAGGCCGATGCGCAGACCGGCGGAGGGCGGGAGTCGTGCGATCATGCAGAGCTTGCGATCACGGACGCGTCTGGCCCGATCCGTGGATGCGATACTTGAACGTCGTCAGTTGCTCGACGCCGACCGGGCCACGTGCGTGCATGCGGCCGGTCGAGATGCCGATCTCGGCGCCGAAGCCGAATTCGCCGCCGTCGGCAAACTGCGTCGATGCATTGTGCAGCACGATCGCACTATCGACCTGGGCCAAGAATTTATCGGCGGCGGCCTGATCCGCCGTGACGATCGCGTCGGTGTGATGCGAGCCGTACCGCTCGATATGCGCGATCGCATCGTCCACGCCGTCGACGACTTTTGCCGCGATGATCGCGTCGAGATATTCAGCCGGCCAGTCTTCCTCGGTCGCGGGTTTCACACGCGTATCGGTTTTCTGCACGGCCGCATCGCCGCGCACTTCGCAGCCCGCATCGATCAGCATGTCGACCAGCGGTTTAAGATGTGTCTGTGCCGCAGCGCGATCGACGAGCAGCGTCTCGGCCGCGCCGCAGACGCCGGTGCGCCGCAACTTCGCGTTGAGCACGATATCCTTCGCCATCGCGAGGTCGGCGGCCTTGTCGACATAGACATGCACGACGCCCTCAAGATGCGCGAATACCGGCACGCGCGCTTCCGTCTGCACGCGCGCGACGAGGCCCTTGCCGCCGCGCGGCACGATCACGTCGATGTTGCTGTCTAGGCCCGCGAGCATCATGCCGACGGCGGCGCGATCCCGCGTCGGCACGATCTGGATCGCATCCTCGGGGAGACCCGCGATGCGCAGGCCTTCGGTCAGCGCCGCGTGGATCGCACGCGAGGAGCGGAAGCTGTCCGAGCCGCCGCGCAGGATGACCGCGTTGCCGGCCTTGAGGCACAGCGCGCCCGCGTCGGCCGTAACGTTCGGGCGACTCTCGTAGATGACGCCGACGACGCCGAGCGGAACGCGCACGCGCTCGATCGTCATGCCGTTTGGCCGCTGCCAGCTCTCGGTGACCTTGCCGACCGCATCTTCCACCGCCGCGACGACCTCGAGGCCGGTCGCCATCGCTTCGACGCGCGCTTCGTTGAGCGTCAGGCGGTCGAGAAACGAGCCGGTCATGCCGGCGGCCTTGCCGTCTTTCACATCCTCGGCATTCGCCGCGATGATGTCGGCAGAGCGTCGGCGGATTTCGGCCGCCATCGCGGTCAGCGCGGCGTTTTTCTGCGCAGCGCCGGCCTGCCCGAGCGAACGCGCGGCAACACGCGCGCGGCGGCCGAGATCGGCCATCGCGGTCGCGATATCGTTGCCTTCGATGCTCTTCAGCGGGGC contains:
- a CDS encoding nicotinate-nucleotide adenylyltransferase produces the protein MIARLPPSAGLRIGLFGGSFNPPHAAHRAITLLAMKRLHLDFVWWIVSPGNPLKDTRGLPPLAERLAAARRVANHPRIVVTDVEQQIGTRYTVDTLRYLRERCPRARFVWISGADVLEEFHRWRAWDEIFEMVPLCFMDRGGETLDALGSPAAQRFSRARWPEERAAQLAGMKPPAWVFVHGMKSTLSSSAIRAGIAK
- a CDS encoding glutamate-5-semialdehyde dehydrogenase, with translation MTAPLKSIEGNDIATAMADLGRRARVAARSLGQAGAAQKNAALTAMAAEIRRRSADIIAANAEDVKDGKAAGMTGSFLDRLTLNEARVEAMATGLEVVAAVEDAVGKVTESWQRPNGMTIERVRVPLGVVGVIYESRPNVTADAGALCLKAGNAVILRGGSDSFRSSRAIHAALTEGLRIAGLPEDAIQIVPTRDRAAVGMMLAGLDSNIDVIVPRGGKGLVARVQTEARVPVFAHLEGVVHVYVDKAADLAMAKDIVLNAKLRRTGVCGAAETLLVDRAAAQTHLKPLVDMLIDAGCEVRGDAAVQKTDTRVKPATEEDWPAEYLDAIIAAKVVDGVDDAIAHIERYGSHHTDAIVTADQAAADKFLAQVDSAIVLHNASTQFADGGEFGFGAEIGISTGRMHARGPVGVEQLTTFKYRIHGSGQTRP